In Musa acuminata AAA Group cultivar baxijiao chromosome BXJ3-9, Cavendish_Baxijiao_AAA, whole genome shotgun sequence, a single genomic region encodes these proteins:
- the LOC135648782 gene encoding uncharacterized protein LOC135648782, with the protein MAKMSPVAALMPCIARLSFLSLVFFVFFSSSLADSSGGDVASIQELLRGHGLPAGLLPKSVESFVHDSSSGLLEVRIDRPCYARYDDGLAYFDREVRGNLSYGALRGVVGWSQEELFLWLPVKGIVVTDPASGVILFDIGLARKRLALSTFEDPPDCLPEGEEAAAGLGLFGRRGYQQQR; encoded by the exons ATGGCCAAGATGTCACCTGTCGCCGccctcatgccttgtatagcccgCTTATCCTTTCTCTCCCTCGTCTTCTtcgttttcttctcctcctccttagcGGATTCATCCGGCGGAGACGTCGCCTCCATCCAGGAACTCCTCCGCGGCCACGGCCTCCCTGCGGGGCTCCTCCCCAAGTCCGTGGAGTCCTTCGTCCACGACTCCTCCTCCGGCCTCCTCGAGGTCCGGATCGACCGCCCCTGTTACGCCCGTTACGACGACGGGCTCGCCTACTTCGATCGCGAGGTGCGCGGCAACCTCAGCTACGGGGCGCTCCGCGGGGTGGTCGGCTGGTCGCAGGAGGAGCTCTTCCTGTGGCTCCCCGTCAAGGGGATCGTCGTCACCGACCCGGCGTCGGGCGTCATCCTCTTCGACATCGGCCTCGCCCGCAAGCGACTCGCCCTCTCGACCTTCGAGGACCCGCCCGACTGCTTGCCGGAAGGAGAAGAAGCGGCGGCCGGTTTAG GGTTGTTTGGCAGAAGAGGATACCAGCAGCAGAGATAA